The following DNA comes from Cucumis sativus cultivar 9930 chromosome 7, Cucumber_9930_V3, whole genome shotgun sequence.
tttttccatcaaattagaacaaaaataaaatatcaaatataaaaattataatgttttgaaatttaaaataaagctcaaaacttaaaaagtattttttaaaaaaatttcatttggtagaaagaaattttcaaagtatACGACGTTGGTCTTCCAAATGGTGGAGTGATGGATTTGGGTTAAGAAGCATTAAGCTGTAAGAACGAACGAAGAGGAGAAGCTATTACATTTACAAAACTACGACGGCTTTAACAAATCTCAATAGCAAATGGGTTGGTTTGCTGACACCTTCGACTCCACTGAATCCATTAAGCTTCGTCAACCTCTTTCTCAAGCCGTTAGTCTTGGTGCGTATTCTCTTAGTCCTTTTTTCGTTCTTGATCCGTGTTCTATCCTATAACCCATGATTGTTTGTATGTCTTTAATCAACTTTGGGAGTTCCATAGAGCTTGTTATTGATTGCAAACGAATTCaagaaaccatttttttttttcttgatccGAATGCTGGGTACAAACTCATTTAGTAGAACTGTTTTTCTTTCAGGTTTGATTGTTACATCTGCTCTTATAATATGGAAGGCATTGATGTGCATTACTGGAAGTGAATCCCCTGTTGTTGTTGTCTTGTCTGGAAGCATGGAACCTGGCTTCAAGAGGGTGAGTTTGTTTTGTAACTTCTGATAATCTACGTGATTCTTTTGATATGTGTTTGTACATATATTTCTAGTTAGCCGCCCAATTATAAGGAAAATCACTCTTCTATTTAAGGTTCGTTATATAGAAAGTGGAGAAGGGACTGGGAAGAggcctctctctctctctctctctctctccccctcaaaagaaaaaaggaggaaaataAAGGATTTTTGTAAATTGAGGAAGTGGAATTAGGAAAATGTTCATGTTATTTGGAGCAAGTTTTTATGGTCGTCGGATGAGTTTTGTGGTCAATTATTGGAGTGAGGAATCACAGCTCTCCCCCTTCTGAgttcaattaatatttggGGGAAAATCCAACTGTAAACCTTTGGGATGATAATTGATGCCTTGGATTCACTGAGCAACGTGGACaatttcttccctttttaaCAGAGTTGTTTGGTAACATCTAAGTTCTTTAGGAGGCTGGGGTTTCTTTGGCTATCAGGAACTTTTCtaggaaagaaatgaaaggatTTAATTTACTCTATGTCTACTGACGGATTGGGGATTCAAGCTGCATTATGTAGCTTTTCTTTTGACCTCTTATTGTTTCTGAAGTATTTTGTACGACTTTGTGTGGGGATTACGAGAATTGTGTCTGGGAAGATACTCCTTACTTACTGCACATGTTCCCTTTATCTTTCTCCTAACTTAGCATCTCATCTAATCACATCAATTTATACTGTGTTCAGGGTGATATTTTGTTCTTGCACATGAGCAAGGATCCTATTCGTACAGGGGAGATTGTTGTTTTTCATATTGATGTAAGTATTTGTTGAAGTTTATTAATACAGAAAGTTTTTACGCTCATCGCACGGTGGACACTTTAGATGCATCTCTGGATACTAGGCTTTCCAATGtcgaattttcattttaatgcTATCAGAAGGgcataaaaagttattttgaactgatatattattttgttgtttatctTGTCCAGGGCCGTGAAATTCCAATTGTCCATCGTGTAATTAAGGTGAATCCAATGTACTGACCTTTTCATCAAATCTTAATCTCCTTTGCAATCTGTGTTATCATTTCATTCAAGAATGAATTATCTGTTCCACTACATGACACTCTCTACAGAATTATGCACTTTGAGTTCTTGAAGACTGATTGTAGTTTCATTCCATTCTTATTATCTGCTTTCAGCTCTTTTAAGAGGAACTACTCTCAGGAAAACAGAACATGTTAATTGCTAGTTTTGATGTTTCTTTAAATGGGAATGCCAGCAAACTCAGGTTGTTGGTTTGATACAAGAATCTCACAAGGGCCAACCAGATTAATTGGAGTTTTTCATTCCTGCAGGTTCGCGAACGTCAAGATAGTGGAGAAGTTGATGTACTTACTAAAGGTGCCATTTGTAAAACAATATAGAATAAATTGTTGTGAATTTGAGTAGTTATTCTCAGAAATCTTTTGTGATTAGAAAGagtttttaattgatatttcttttgtaattgcGCCGTTTCTTCATagtctctttcttcttcttctcctccatAATACTTGCCTTTCCGTTGCTTCATCAGGAGACAACAACTACGGGGATGACAGACTCTTGTATGCACATGGTCAGCAATGGCTTCAACGGCACCACATCATGGGCAGAGCTGTGGGGTAAAAAATTGCACAACTTTTCTCCTAGGTACTTAAGGAGCCATTTTGTTTAGCCTCGAGAGTCATTAGGTCGGGAGAGGAGTTTAGTTATGGGCTAAGAAACATGAACACTTCAGTTTGGCTAACATGTCAGACATTTCGATACTTGGTGGACACCTATCGACACATGTTAGTTCAATGATGCATCAGACGCATAGAACACTCGCTGAGTAAACTAAAAGACACATATATGACAATAATAACTTTTGAGTGTGAAATATATCAAACTAAAtcttttaaacatataaatgcATCAATTCTCAATTCATTTactatgaattttcttttactatatatatatatatatattttttttttttcttttgaagaagtATTGTGATACAACTTGAGGGTAGATTTGAACCTGAGACCTCTTGTCTTCGAGTACATAAAAGTGTCAGCTGAGTTGAGTTCATGTTgcattatatatcttttaaaagtgAACATTGTAATAATCATGTCCATACCGTGTCATGTcctagatttttaaaatggcATGTCACCGTGTCCTTGTCTTTTCGTATGTGTCTATGTCCATACTTATTAGGTTGTTGACTCATAGTGTAAGGAGCTAATAAGTCGTGGAATTGATGTTTTTATGTTACTCACAAACTCTTTAGGTCAAACCGGGAGTAGAGTTAATTTTTCTCAACTCCTACTCCTTAGTCTACCACACagtaaaaatgtatattaaaGGAAACACTCGAAAAGTCTACAATTTTCTGAGGAAGAAGTGATGATTACTCGATTGATGTATACATGATTACACATGTGCTTTTTTTAGCTTAAAAGTCCATGATAAGCTCTTGAAGTGGCTTGTGGAATGTCTTCATTTCTCAGTCCTTGAAGATTCTGTAccaaaaaattgtttactgGTTGACTAAGATAACAAATCTCGTCATGACTGTGATCCTCAGGTTCTTACCATACGTGGGATGGGTGACCATAATCATGACAGAGAGGCCAATTATCAAGGTTGAATACTACAATTTCTACTAGTCTTGCCTTTTACTCAACTTTAAAGGTTAAGGTAATTTCTTGAAGTGTTTTGTGCTCAAGTTATTCGTATTTGTTGCAGTATATTCTGGTTGGTACATTGGGATTGCTTGTATTAATTTCCAATGATTGAGACTGAATCAAAGCTACAAGTATTGGCGATAACCACAGTGGAGGCAATGAGAATCAATCAGTACCAGCAAACTAGCTTCTTACTCTTGGTTTTCACATTCTCTTGTAGGAAGAACAACCAAATTCCATATGATAATTACTCAGATCAgattgtatttctttctttcttctgcCCTTACAGAGCTCTAATagtcttaaaaagaaaaagcttcTGATGATCTATGGTTTCCAAGATCAAGATAAccaatcaaatgaaataaCCTCCAAAAGTTTTCTAGTTAGAATCAACCTTGAgattctaataaaaatatgaaatttgttcaAAAGATTACAAAGAGGTTGTTGACaaaaagattgtttttttcaaatgaaatgaataCTGGATTCATGTAACAAAGAAAGGTTTTTCATTCCTTAGTCAGAAAAATATGTCAGAATTGACTGGTAGAGTTGAAAACACGAGTTTCTTCCATATTTTGGACCTTAGCTCCATGGAAAGTACGGTATAAACTGAATCAAATtctttggtaaaaaaaatgttgggaGGATGACCTGACAATTTCTCACAGCTAAACTTGAAAAATGGGAAATAGTGTTTACAGATGACATAGAAATTCCAAATTTGGAATGCAATAACATCTGCTCATAAGCTCATTCAATGTTTGTAATCAAAATGACCATATTCTACTTTATCAAAAGATGGGTTACAATTTTAACTGGTAAGTAAGAA
Coding sequences within:
- the LOC101208534 gene encoding signal peptidase complex catalytic subunit SEC11A yields the protein MGWFADTFDSTESIKLRQPLSQAVSLGLIVTSALIIWKALMCITGSESPVVVVLSGSMEPGFKRGDILFLHMSKDPIRTGEIVVFHIDGREIPIVHRVIKVRERQDSGEVDVLTKGDNNYGDDRLLYAHGQQWLQRHHIMGRAVGFLPYVGWVTIIMTERPIIKYILVGTLGLLVLISND